The proteins below come from a single Elgaria multicarinata webbii isolate HBS135686 ecotype San Diego chromosome 11, rElgMul1.1.pri, whole genome shotgun sequence genomic window:
- the TMEM238 gene encoding transmembrane protein 238: MGASGLGRCRLALAFAVFMDAAGTGALLTGIFARLRLRGRDFGDLFIYSGAVLVFLSLLGWIMWYTGNIEIAPEELARDYGAKGGTLARLARKISRTWSRRQGGALAMRTVPSSREAA; the protein is encoded by the coding sequence ATGGGTGCCTCGGGGTTGGGCCGCTGCCGGCTGGCGCTGGCCTTCGCGGTGTTCATGGACGCCGCGGGCACCGGGGCACTGCTGACGGGCATCTTTGCCAGGCTGCGGCTGCGGGGCCGCGATTTCGGGGACCTTTTCATCTACTCGGGGGCGGTGCTGGTGTTCCTGAGCCTGCTGGGCTGGATCATGTGGTACACGGGCAACATCGAGATCGCCCCCGAGGAACTGGCGAGGGACTACGGCGCCAAGGGAGGCACGTTGGCCCGGCTGGCCAGGAAGATCTCGCGGACCTGGTCCCGGCGGCAAGGGGGCGCGCTGGCCATGCGGACGGTGCCGAGCAGCCGGGAAGCGGCCTAG